Proteins co-encoded in one Opitutus terrae PB90-1 genomic window:
- the fliF gene encoding flagellar basal-body MS-ring/collar protein FliF — translation MKKFLQSLLELWKQLGLNQRVSLVVAALAVVAGLITVVLWSRRPDYQLLYARLSEKDAASIIGQLQTQNIPHIVTAGGTAVQVPSDQVYKLRMDLASKGLPSGDGVGFEIFDKGQFGLSDFVQRTNYLRAVQGELARTIMQLQGVRAARVMIVQPENRLLLTDQSVKSTASVFVDVGGKRLETDQVNAIRHLVANAVQGLAPDQVAVVDNRGHVLSEELKQDPTLGTASSQIRYRQQVEDYFAKKVETMLAAVIGPGNAVVRVSAEIDTEAVAITEERFDPEGQVVRTQTVTEDTSSSAESRSAGGVVGVSANVPEKNPGTEAARPVSNTEQSRKNRSTTYEINRTTLNTTRNPGSVKNLTAAVFVAPRLAAPAAAGAAPGEPQRRSAEELNALRQLVVNALGLKIPAGQSLDTVVSLQETPFQSAEEIPAQIAAIEQENRWQGWIEAGSRWIAVVAAAAVFLVFWRMLRRQKPEPVPIEVLSLSPEAATRSLPTSNGVTPDLLNELIRQKPANIGVALRDWVSASSTKN, via the coding sequence ATGAAGAAATTTCTGCAATCCCTCCTCGAGCTTTGGAAACAGCTCGGACTCAACCAACGAGTTTCGTTGGTCGTCGCCGCGCTCGCGGTCGTCGCCGGTCTGATCACGGTCGTCCTGTGGTCCCGCCGGCCCGACTACCAGCTGCTCTACGCGCGGCTCAGCGAGAAGGACGCCGCATCGATCATCGGCCAGCTGCAGACGCAGAACATTCCGCACATCGTGACCGCCGGCGGCACCGCCGTGCAGGTTCCCTCCGATCAGGTCTACAAGCTCCGGATGGATCTCGCCTCGAAAGGCCTGCCGAGCGGCGATGGCGTGGGGTTCGAGATTTTCGACAAGGGGCAGTTCGGCTTGTCCGATTTCGTGCAGCGCACGAACTACCTCCGGGCTGTCCAAGGCGAACTCGCCCGGACCATCATGCAGCTGCAGGGCGTGCGTGCCGCCCGCGTGATGATCGTCCAACCGGAAAACCGGCTGCTGCTCACGGATCAAAGCGTCAAATCCACCGCTTCCGTCTTCGTCGATGTGGGTGGCAAGCGGCTCGAAACCGACCAGGTGAACGCGATCCGCCACCTCGTCGCCAACGCGGTGCAGGGGCTCGCCCCGGATCAGGTCGCGGTCGTCGACAACCGCGGCCATGTGCTTTCCGAGGAGCTGAAACAGGATCCCACGCTCGGCACGGCTTCGTCGCAGATCCGCTATCGCCAGCAGGTCGAGGACTATTTCGCCAAGAAGGTCGAGACGATGCTCGCCGCCGTGATCGGCCCCGGCAATGCCGTCGTCCGCGTATCCGCGGAAATCGACACGGAGGCCGTCGCCATCACGGAGGAACGCTTCGATCCCGAGGGCCAGGTGGTGCGGACCCAGACCGTGACCGAGGACACTTCCTCTTCGGCCGAGTCGCGCTCGGCGGGTGGCGTCGTGGGCGTGAGCGCGAATGTGCCCGAGAAGAACCCTGGCACGGAGGCCGCGCGCCCCGTCTCGAACACCGAGCAAAGCCGGAAGAATCGCTCCACGACTTACGAAATCAACCGGACGACGCTCAACACGACGCGCAATCCGGGCAGCGTCAAAAATCTCACGGCGGCGGTGTTCGTCGCGCCGCGCCTGGCCGCGCCCGCCGCCGCCGGGGCCGCGCCGGGCGAACCGCAGCGGCGCAGCGCGGAAGAGCTCAACGCCCTCCGCCAGCTCGTGGTCAACGCCCTCGGCCTCAAGATCCCCGCCGGCCAGTCGCTCGACACCGTGGTTTCGCTGCAGGAAACGCCCTTCCAGAGCGCCGAGGAAATTCCGGCCCAGATCGCGGCGATCGAGCAGGAGAACCGCTGGCAGGGTTGGATCGAGGCGGGCAGCCGATGGATCGCCGTGGTCGCCGCGGCCGCGGTGTTCCTCGTGTTCTGGCGGATGCTGCGCCGGCAGAAGCCCGAGCCGGTGCCGATTGAAGTTCTCTCCCTCTCTCCGGAAGCGGCCACGCGTTCGCTTCCCACGTCCAACGGCGTCACCCCCGATCTGCTCAACGAGTTGATCCGCCAGAAACCCGCCAACATCGGCGTCGCCCTGCGCGACTGGGTGTCGGCGAGTTCGACGAAAAACTAA
- the fliE gene encoding flagellar hook-basal body complex protein FliE has protein sequence MSPVGTISPLQSGLLTRIDAPLPKTALTPSGPLTATPTQGFGQLLDGVVGTVVEKQTIAQEATRKVLLGESDQLHQSVIAMQEASVAFSMMVEVRNKLVESYQELMRMQV, from the coding sequence ATGTCTCCCGTCGGCACGATTTCTCCTCTCCAATCCGGCCTGCTCACCCGCATCGACGCGCCGCTGCCGAAGACGGCGCTCACGCCTTCGGGTCCGCTCACCGCGACCCCCACGCAGGGCTTCGGCCAACTGCTCGATGGCGTGGTGGGCACGGTGGTGGAAAAACAAACCATCGCGCAGGAGGCGACACGCAAGGTTCTGCTCGGTGAATCCGATCAGCTCCACCAAAGCGTGATCGCGATGCAGGAAGCCTCGGTGGCGTTCTCCATGATGGTGGAGGTCCGCAACAAGCTCGTGGAATCGTATCAGGAGCTGATGCGCATGCAGGTGTGA
- the flgC gene encoding flagellar basal body rod protein FlgC yields MNLISGIDITAGALNAQKTRLDMVAQNIANAQTTRTPNGGPYQRQVVSFETELVRREGLSGPALQSVKVANVTADRSPGQQVFNPQHPDAGPDGLVTMPNVNLSYEMVDLITASRAYEANLAVVRNARQMAVKTLQIGK; encoded by the coding sequence ATGAATCTCATCTCCGGCATCGACATCACCGCGGGCGCGCTCAACGCGCAAAAGACGCGGCTCGACATGGTCGCGCAGAATATCGCCAACGCGCAGACCACTCGTACGCCGAACGGCGGACCGTATCAACGGCAGGTCGTTTCGTTCGAGACAGAGCTGGTTCGCCGCGAAGGTCTGTCCGGCCCCGCGCTGCAAAGCGTCAAGGTTGCCAATGTCACCGCCGATCGCAGCCCCGGCCAGCAGGTGTTCAATCCGCAGCATCCCGACGCCGGGCCCGACGGTCTCGTGACGATGCCCAACGTGAATCTTTCCTACGAAATGGTCGACCTGATCACGGCCTCGCGGGCCTACGAGGCCAATCTGGCCGTAGTGCGCAACGCACGACAGATGGCCGTGAAAACTCTCCAAATAGGCAAATAG
- the flgB gene encoding flagellar basal body rod protein FlgB has product MIDPIFQADNYQLARKLLDAAVLRQEAIASNVANAETPGYHRLDIAPDFEAQLKSSLAAGELGTSGERLKPRLVEDLTARSLRPDGNTVEIERELLAMNKNAVQHEYLTELVSNNLRQLRMAITGRSTAM; this is encoded by the coding sequence ATGATTGATCCGATCTTCCAAGCTGACAACTACCAGCTCGCTCGGAAGCTTCTCGATGCCGCTGTCCTGCGCCAGGAGGCGATCGCGTCGAACGTCGCGAACGCGGAAACGCCGGGCTATCACCGCCTCGACATCGCGCCGGACTTCGAGGCCCAGCTGAAATCGAGTCTCGCCGCCGGCGAATTGGGCACGTCGGGCGAGCGGTTGAAACCGCGGTTGGTCGAGGATCTGACCGCCCGGAGCCTGCGTCCCGATGGCAACACGGTGGAAATCGAGCGCGAGCTGCTCGCGATGAACAAGAACGCGGTGCAACACGAGTATCTCACCGAGCTGGTCTCGAACAACCTGCGGCAGCTGCGCATGGCCATTACCGGCCGCAGCACGGCGATGTAA
- a CDS encoding CheR family methyltransferase — protein MRESEFEFIRNLVYERSRINLSPDKRELVSARLGKRLRAMKLHSVGEYCRLLKSPDSEGELANLIDVISTNHTFFFRETSHFDFLRTTVVPEMKARAAKERWSRLLVWSAACSSGEEPYSIAITLAEALTGWPWQVQATDISHRVLEKARLGIYRDETVDRLPKMTVQTHFQRGFGPQDGNYRVKAALRSQVMFRHLNLLEGEPPFNELFHVIFCRNVMIYFDRPTQEELVNKLARRLVPGGYLFVGHAESLTGIHHHLQTVKPAIYRRPATHPL, from the coding sequence ATGAGGGAAAGTGAGTTCGAGTTTATCCGGAATCTCGTTTACGAACGCAGCCGTATCAACTTAAGCCCGGATAAGCGCGAGTTGGTCTCTGCGCGTCTGGGCAAGCGGCTGCGCGCCATGAAGCTGCACAGCGTCGGTGAATATTGCCGGCTGCTGAAGTCGCCGGATTCCGAGGGTGAGCTGGCGAACCTGATCGACGTCATCTCGACCAACCACACGTTCTTTTTCCGCGAGACCTCCCATTTCGATTTTCTGCGTACGACGGTCGTGCCCGAAATGAAGGCCCGCGCGGCGAAAGAGCGCTGGTCCCGGCTGCTCGTTTGGAGCGCCGCGTGCTCGTCCGGCGAGGAACCCTACTCCATCGCCATCACGCTGGCCGAGGCGTTGACCGGCTGGCCGTGGCAGGTGCAGGCGACCGACATCTCCCATCGCGTGCTCGAAAAGGCTCGCCTGGGTATCTATCGCGACGAGACGGTGGACCGACTGCCGAAAATGACGGTGCAAACCCACTTCCAACGCGGGTTCGGTCCGCAGGACGGCAACTATCGGGTGAAGGCCGCGCTCCGCAGCCAGGTGATGTTTCGCCACCTGAACCTGCTCGAGGGAGAACCGCCTTTCAATGAGCTCTTCCACGTGATTTTCTGCCGCAACGTGATGATCTACTTCGATCGCCCGACGCAGGAAGAGCTGGTCAACAAGCTCGCCCGCCGGCTGGTGCCAGGCGGATATCTTTTCGTCGGCCACGCGGAAAGTCTCACGGGCATTCACCATCATCTCCAAACCGTCAAACCGGCCATCTATCGACGGCCTGCGACACATCCGTTATGA
- a CDS encoding protein-glutamate methylesterase/protein-glutamine glutaminase, protein MNRRIRVLIVDDSAVVRRLVTEALRADPEIEVVGTAADPYVARDRIKELDPDVLTLDLEMPRMDGLTFLRILMDQHPMPVVIMSSLSQKGSDYALEALRLGAFDVLGKPSGAYSFGDLGAQLIARVKAAGGARLRRPSTGTAAAPVRTAPRTGAASARQLILLGASTGGTEALREVLTRLPAGLPPIAVVQHIPPVFSKAFADRLSAQCAFEVREAADGDMLKPGLALIAPGNFHLMVQWHADHYRARVTTGPQIWHQRPAVDVLFKSAADCGAAPHAIAGVLTGMGKDGAEGLLRLRGLGAITFAQDEASCVVYGMPRAAWENGAAQRQIPLDRIADFIVHPPSPPPPLSDASTLAPALS, encoded by the coding sequence ATGAACCGTCGCATCCGGGTACTCATTGTCGACGACTCGGCCGTCGTCCGAAGACTCGTGACCGAGGCGCTGCGGGCCGATCCCGAAATCGAAGTGGTCGGCACGGCGGCGGATCCCTACGTGGCGCGCGATCGGATCAAGGAGCTCGATCCTGACGTGCTGACGCTGGATCTGGAAATGCCGCGGATGGATGGGCTGACCTTCCTGCGGATCCTGATGGACCAGCACCCGATGCCCGTGGTGATCATGAGCTCGCTTTCCCAGAAGGGCTCGGACTACGCGCTCGAGGCGCTGCGGCTCGGAGCCTTCGACGTGCTCGGCAAGCCATCGGGGGCGTATTCCTTCGGCGACCTCGGCGCGCAGCTGATCGCGCGCGTCAAGGCCGCGGGCGGCGCGCGGCTCCGGCGGCCGTCGACCGGCACCGCGGCGGCGCCCGTGCGCACGGCGCCGCGAACCGGCGCGGCCTCGGCGCGGCAGCTGATCCTGCTCGGCGCTTCGACCGGCGGCACCGAAGCGTTGCGCGAGGTACTGACCCGACTGCCCGCGGGGTTGCCGCCGATCGCGGTGGTGCAGCACATCCCGCCGGTGTTCTCCAAGGCTTTTGCCGACCGGCTGAGCGCGCAATGCGCATTCGAAGTCCGCGAGGCGGCCGACGGCGACATGCTCAAACCCGGCCTGGCGCTGATCGCCCCGGGCAATTTTCACCTGATGGTCCAGTGGCACGCCGACCACTATCGCGCCCGCGTCACCACGGGTCCGCAAATCTGGCACCAGCGTCCCGCCGTCGACGTGCTGTTCAAATCGGCGGCGGATTGCGGCGCCGCGCCCCACGCCATCGCCGGCGTATTGACGGGCATGGGCAAGGATGGCGCGGAGGGGCTGCTGCGACTACGCGGGCTCGGTGCGATTACATTTGCCCAGGACGAGGCGAGTTGTGTGGTCTATGGCATGCCGCGTGCAGCTTGGGAAAACGGCGCGGCTCAACGACAGATTCCGCTCGACCGCATCGCAGATTTCATAGTCCATCCGCCTAGCCCGCCTCCGCCACTGTCTGACGCGAGCACCCTCGCGCCGGCGTTGTCATGA
- a CDS encoding HD domain-containing phosphohydrolase: MTAAKPDSSPTILIVDDEPVVLAALQQTLERERFHVVACTSPTKALAMVAERDFAVIISDQRMPEMLGLDFLIESRRIRPLASRILITAVLSLPTIVDAINKGEIFRFVAKPWLREELIATVRNAVHRHELITQNQLLQAETQRLNEELTQANASLAARVKDLEQQRQHLDAANRELAASYEHSLELCRRILTTYDPILGGQAKALVEYAQHMTQSDLLDGAQKHALRAAAWLCDLGLIGVPREMLRAFRSKIDELTDRERAMLHNHPVYSQTLAALVDDAPGVGETIRAHHERYDGSGYPDGLAGDAIPWPARCLAVAVGYVESGLPKAAGIDLVLSQSGTAYDPEAVRLFLKVTNLAQLPRQVREITLHELEPGMVLANGIYSPHGLLLIGEGQELSPNMIAKIRIHNQATPINQRLLVRI; encoded by the coding sequence ATGACTGCCGCCAAGCCCGACTCCTCCCCTACCATCCTGATCGTCGACGACGAGCCGGTGGTGCTGGCCGCGTTGCAGCAAACGCTGGAACGGGAGCGGTTTCATGTCGTGGCGTGCACCAGCCCCACCAAGGCGCTGGCCATGGTGGCCGAACGCGATTTCGCGGTGATCATCTCGGATCAGAGGATGCCCGAGATGCTCGGTTTGGATTTCTTGATCGAGAGCCGGCGTATTCGCCCGCTCGCGTCACGGATTCTGATCACCGCGGTGTTGTCGCTGCCGACGATCGTCGACGCGATCAACAAGGGTGAGATTTTCCGCTTTGTCGCGAAACCGTGGTTGCGGGAAGAGTTGATCGCCACGGTGCGCAACGCGGTGCACCGGCACGAGCTGATCACGCAGAATCAGCTGCTCCAGGCGGAGACGCAGCGACTGAACGAGGAGTTGACGCAGGCGAACGCTTCGCTCGCGGCCCGCGTGAAGGATCTCGAGCAGCAGCGGCAGCATCTCGATGCCGCGAACCGTGAGCTCGCGGCGAGCTACGAACACTCGCTGGAGCTCTGCCGGCGCATTCTCACGACGTATGACCCGATCCTCGGCGGTCAGGCCAAGGCCCTGGTCGAATACGCGCAGCACATGACGCAGAGCGACCTGCTCGACGGCGCGCAAAAGCACGCGTTGCGCGCGGCCGCGTGGCTTTGCGACCTCGGCCTGATCGGCGTCCCGCGCGAAATGCTGCGGGCTTTCCGCTCGAAGATCGACGAACTTACCGACCGCGAGCGGGCGATGCTGCACAACCACCCGGTCTACAGCCAGACCTTGGCCGCGTTGGTGGATGATGCGCCAGGCGTCGGCGAAACGATCCGCGCCCATCACGAGCGCTACGATGGCTCGGGATATCCGGACGGTCTTGCCGGCGATGCGATTCCCTGGCCGGCCCGCTGCCTGGCCGTCGCGGTAGGCTACGTCGAATCCGGGCTGCCCAAAGCGGCGGGCATCGACCTGGTGCTGTCGCAATCCGGCACCGCTTACGATCCCGAAGCAGTGCGGCTTTTCCTCAAGGTCACCAATTTGGCGCAGCTCCCGCGGCAAGTCCGCGAAATCACGCTGCACGAACTCGAGCCGGGCATGGTGCTGGCCAATGGCATCTACAGCCCGCACGGTTTGCTGCTGATTGGCGAAGGCCAGGAATTGAGCCCGAACATGATCGCGAAGATCCGGATCCACAATCAGGCGACGCCGATCAACCAGCGATTGTTAGTCCGGATTTAG
- a CDS encoding chemotaxis protein CheD has protein sequence MGSPTIGSIFAQRVVIGVGDMAVSNNRLVTLSTYALGSCVGVLAYDPVVKVGGILHMMLPDSSISPEKALVQPAMFADTGLPLFFRSLLGLKADRSRLRICVAGGACVLASHDNFKIGERNTQATLDFLAANGYRVRQNITGGTTNRTVHLEIGAGDVTLKTPEGNEAISLAA, from the coding sequence ATGGGCTCCCCGACCATTGGCTCCATTTTTGCGCAACGCGTCGTGATCGGCGTTGGCGACATGGCGGTGTCCAACAACCGCTTGGTCACGCTGAGCACGTATGCGCTCGGATCGTGCGTCGGCGTGTTGGCATACGATCCGGTGGTGAAGGTTGGCGGGATCCTGCACATGATGCTGCCGGATTCCTCGATTTCGCCCGAAAAGGCCCTCGTGCAGCCGGCCATGTTCGCCGACACCGGTCTGCCGTTGTTCTTCCGCTCGCTCCTCGGCCTCAAGGCCGATCGCTCCCGGTTGCGGATCTGTGTGGCCGGCGGCGCCTGCGTGCTGGCGAGCCACGACAACTTCAAGATCGGCGAGCGCAATACTCAGGCGACGCTCGATTTTCTCGCCGCCAACGGGTACCGGGTCCGCCAGAACATCACCGGCGGGACCACGAATCGCACGGTGCACCTCGAAATCGGCGCCGGCGACGTGACGCTCAAGACGCCGGAAGGCAACGAGGCGATTTCGCTCGCCGCGTGA
- a CDS encoding HDOD domain-containing protein: MPDYKPPSLEQVCERALRLPCSPALLPRLIMALQSHDSSADDIAAVVTVDPGLASATLRLANSAYFGAAIPAENVAEAVIRLGQHELYRLAALALVSRWESGTASGEAGDFCRHALCTALAAEVLAETTERVPPQTAYTAGLVCDLGKLALTHACADFYPAIRAHSAANHCAWTDSERTVLGYDYVEVGAHLLKAWNFPKLLVAVADFYLHPTDAPAEALPLIAHLHAAKYIATSFGPGVGEGGFLFELNETFLLEWGFTPELLQEAMPIVHERAISRLRDKLSQGMVSM; encoded by the coding sequence GTGCCCGATTACAAACCGCCTTCCCTCGAGCAGGTCTGCGAACGTGCGCTCCGGCTGCCGTGCTCGCCTGCCTTGCTGCCGCGTCTGATCATGGCGCTGCAATCGCACGACAGTTCCGCCGACGATATTGCTGCGGTGGTGACGGTGGACCCTGGGCTGGCCTCCGCGACGCTGCGGCTGGCGAACTCGGCGTATTTCGGCGCCGCCATTCCGGCGGAGAATGTGGCGGAAGCGGTGATCCGGTTGGGCCAGCACGAGCTGTATCGGCTGGCCGCGCTCGCGTTGGTGAGCCGCTGGGAATCCGGCACGGCGAGCGGCGAGGCGGGAGATTTCTGCCGGCACGCACTGTGCACGGCGCTGGCGGCCGAGGTTCTGGCCGAGACGACGGAACGCGTGCCGCCGCAGACGGCTTACACCGCCGGGTTGGTGTGCGATTTGGGTAAACTGGCGCTCACGCACGCCTGCGCCGACTTTTATCCGGCCATCCGTGCGCACAGCGCCGCGAATCACTGCGCCTGGACCGATTCCGAGCGGACGGTGCTTGGCTACGACTACGTCGAAGTCGGCGCGCACCTGTTGAAGGCGTGGAACTTTCCGAAACTGCTGGTGGCGGTCGCAGACTTCTATCTGCATCCGACGGACGCGCCCGCCGAGGCTCTGCCGCTCATCGCGCATCTGCACGCCGCGAAATACATCGCCACGTCGTTTGGTCCCGGAGTCGGCGAGGGCGGATTCCTTTTCGAGTTAAACGAGACCTTCCTGCTCGAATGGGGTTTCACGCCCGAGCTGCTGCAGGAAGCGATGCCGATCGTGCATGAGCGCGCCATCTCGCGCCTGCGCGACAAGCTCTCGCAAGGCATGGTCTCGATGTAA